CGTCGCGCCACTCAACGACATCTCCATGCAGTACACCTCGGGCACCACCTCCAAGCCCAAGGGCGTGCTCCTCACCCACGCCAACTACGTCTACGGCGGCGAGGTCATGTCCAAGGCCATGCGCGTGTGCCCCGGTGACCGCCACCTCATCGTGCTGCCCCTCTTCCACGCGGGAGCCCAACTGCACGCGTTCATACCGATGCTGCTCTGCGGGGGCAGCGTGGCCCTCATGGAGCGCTTCAGCGCCACCCGCTTCGTCGAGCAGGCCATTCGCCACGAGGCCACCCTCGCCGCGCTCTTCGCCGCGCCCATCCGGATGCTCCTCGCCCAGCCGGCCTCCACCTCCGACAGCAAGACGCGGCTCCGCGCGATCTCCTACGCTCAGAACATCACCACCCAGCAGTTCGAGGAGTGGCACGCGCGCTTCCGCGCCCCCCTCATGCAGATCTGGGGCATGACGGAGACCATGAGCCTGCCCCTCATGCAGCCGCTGGATCTTCCGCGCAAGCCGCTGGCCATGGGCATGCCCGTGCTCGGCTACGAGTGCAAGGTGGTGGACGAGAGTGGCAAGGAGGTGGCGCCGGGCACGGTGGGCGAGCTCGTGGTCAGCGGCATCCCCGGCGTGAGCCTCATGAAGGGCTATTTCAAGAACCCCGAGGCGACGGCTCAGGCATTAAGAGATGGATGGCTGCACAGCGGTGATCAGGCGGTCATGGACGAGGACGGCTGCTTCTTCTTCGTGGACCGGAAGAAG
The sequence above is a segment of the Candidatus Methylomirabilota bacterium genome. Coding sequences within it:
- a CDS encoding AMP-binding protein, encoding VAPLNDISMQYTSGTTSKPKGVLLTHANYVYGGEVMSKAMRVCPGDRHLIVLPLFHAGAQLHAFIPMLLCGGSVALMERFSATRFVEQAIRHEATLAALFAAPIRMLLAQPASTSDSKTRLRAISYAQNITTQQFEEWHARFRAPLMQIWGMTETMSLPLMQPLDLPRKPLAMGMPVLGYECKVVDESGKEVAPGTVGELVVSGIPGVSLMKGYFKNPEATAQALRDGWLHSGDQAVMDEDGCFFFVDRKKDMIKRAGENVSASEVEETLKQHPAVFDAAVVGIPDPVRDQAIKAYVILHDGASATSEELITWCGQRLSGFKVPEIVEFRDVFPRTSVGKIQKHLF